The genomic segment TCCGGCCTCTCTTGTTTTTCTGATATATTCCCTTTAtcacatcatttatttattttaatcaccTTTCCCTTTTCTATGCATCATACTTCCTTGTTCATGTTTCTTCATCACCTTGCCCTGGATGTGTATGAAAGTACTGTTAGTGTGGGATGAACATGGTTAATTTAGAGGCAAACAGATTCCAAAATTCCCTCTCCACCCATGCTACATGTCATCATCCTGGGAAATGCACCAATGCTATCAAACAGCACAGCAGTTTGTGCTAGAATGATACGATTTCCTCTTGCAGTGCCAGCTGCTATGACAGCAGGATGTCATAAATCAATCTGCAGGGTCATTCACAATGAATGTCAGAGCGTATTGACTTCTTAAATTGTATTGTATTTCTGAGGATCCTTAGCCATATCTGGACATATCCTACATCAAGGTgttcctattttttttaaatgcagtgaaaatgGAGAAATGGTTCACACTGTAATCATCGATGATTTGTATTTTAAAGAACATGCTATTAGACATGCACCACCCACAATACAGTAAGAGATACCTTAGCATAAAATAGCATTCCAACGTCTGCTATGCTTAAGGCCTTAAAGTCATTGGTTTGTAACAGTTCTGGGAAATGAAATTTGCTGGTGTCTGTAGAAGTTGCCCTCTATGTAACCTTCTTTCTAGTCAGCTGGTGTATTTTCATCAGAATGTTGCGGGAAGGGAAGGAGGGCCAGGGAGAGGGATGTCATGGGGGATGTTTCGGTTTCTGGTTTCCTGACTTACCCAGGGTCACATGACCAGGAAGCAAAGATGGTGTGGTCTCTCTTCAGTCCTGAGGGACCCTTGCCTCATGAGGCTAACATGCAATTTCATTTACCCAATCTCCAGTACAAGAATAGAAGCCTGGGTCGTGATGCACACAGACAAAAGAACAGACTCCTGCATAAAGAAAGCTTTTTTGCTGGGGGTCCTTGAACACCGCACGCTGCTTCTTTGGCCCATCCTCGTGCAGATCACAAGGCGTCTGTATGGAGATAGAGACTTGGATCACAAAAGGCTGTTGAATGGTTTGGATCTCATAGGAAGCTGGAAATTATGTTGAGCGAATGTTCTATGGAGAGGACTAAGATTGAAGCATTTGGTCGAAAATTGAGTATTTAACAGAAATTGGCTCCAGACGCTGTAATGGGagcagtgaatgtgtgtgatgGAGCAGGGTGTGAAAGTGAGAGAGAATAGGGGAAGCTGTTGACCTCATGCTTTTCAGAAAGCGGATGTGGGTGAAGAGCATGATCCAGAGAGGACTCGGGCTGTACTGTGTTTGTGCACTCTCGTGCTTTTgagtgcatttgtgtgtgtgcatggtcAGCATGGGAGTGATCGTGTGGGTGCACTTGAAGTTGCGTGTTTGTGTACATATTTAAAATCTTCTTGAGCTTTATATATTCGTTTGCCAACCCATCACCATGCAGGCTGAGTCATCGAGACAATTATCCTAAACCACAGGTTGACTCATATGTTTGTCAAAGTgcagctttttcattttctctttctctgctaAAAGAACACAGTCCATAGTTCCTCTGCTTTAATACAGTTCTGTTTCACATTGTCATAAGCAAACAAAATTTCCCTTGATGACTTAGAGGAAAACCTTCCAATGCAACATAGTGTACACAGTAATAAAATTTATCAAATGTCACTTGTAAAAGCAGGGTGTCTTCTCAGACTTTGAAGCATCAATGTGTCTGGAAGATAGATGCTCACTGCATTAAACTATGATATTGGTACAAAATTTAGTTCATGCAGAGTGTAAGAATTTATACTGGAAAAAACAGGAACATGTAAGATGATAATGCCATCAAGTATTTCAAGAGTACATTTCACATTCAAGCGATTTCTCTTCAGTGAATACTTCCTGCGGGGTGCACAAATGTTTAAAGGCCCCTCACGTCAAAAACAGTCATCTGTAAATTCAGTGcaagaacatttagaaaacatcAGGCTACAAAAGAAGTCTGTACTTACCAACCAATTGTTATCTTAAAATTAGTTCTGTACTTCTGTTTAGGCCTGGATAATAGAACAACAGTGATGTACTGACGAGAGACACACCAATAGCAATGAGAAAATTGGTTCATAGAATATTTGCCAATTGATGAAgacacagcaaaaacacagttCAGTTGCTTGATCAAGCCCCAAACCCGCTTCCTCCCTGACTTTTAAACAGCCCGTTATACCTTGTTAATGAAGCCCCAGCACCAGTGGTCGCTCTTTCCATGGCATCCGTGCAGTTCTGCTAAAGCGTGCTCGTCGTCAGCTTGCTCTTTCCCGGCCCGCAGATCTCCCCTAGCAGAGGCATGTGTTGATCGATTTTTGCCCTTGCAAGATGGGCTTTGCATCCATGACTCTGTGTCCCCCCAACAGATCCATCTAAGCAACGTAGTCCCAGCGTCTTGCTCCTAGGGCTGACAGATTTGATGTCGGGGTGTGCAGAGAGACTGGCACAGGGTCCCCATCTGGTGTCACACTGTTTATCCTAGTCACTCAGAACCTTATCTCAATGCAGTGCAATGGCTTTGCTCTAGTTGCCCTCTGCACCTCCACTTTTTACTTTCTTTCTAAATTTATTATGTATGGAGATGACGTCAATCCTGtatctttgcttttatttatatttgccACGAGGAATAGTGCAACAAAGAAGCTACAGAATAGAAGACCAAAATGTATGTGTTTATGGCCAACTCCATGTATCATCCCTAATGTAAGGAAATGTTAGATTTCTAATGGTTATGCAAAATGGGAGGCTTCTATTGGCTGTGCATACTCTGCTTTGCATTTGGCTTTTATGAGATACTTATATGTATATTTCTAAGGCCCAATAAACAATAGGATTAGTAAAATAACAAGTTGTGCGATCAAGTTGTCcctgtttcttttgtttactttgtgttttgccCCAAGTGTGCAGTGCAGTGTTCACATTCTACACTTAAATTTGCTGCACTTGTGTTCATTATTTGATTCGAGACTGAGTTCTGAACCAAACTCAGATGTATAAATTATATAttaagtgtgtctgtgtgtatttgcagGACTCACAGAATCACCATCACCAACTTCTGCCTGGGAAAGCACCTTGTAAGCGAAGACGACCTGCTGAAAGACCAGAGAGGAAGTCCGGCCTACATTAGCCCCGATGTATTAAGTGGTGAGTGTAAAACATATGTTGTATGCATCTGCTTTTTAAGGAAACTGTATATATGAAAGGTGCTTTTCATACAGTCCAAAAAGTGGtgggaggcttttttttttttttctgaaaagcttctctctgacatttGGTTGAGGGGAGGGACGATGGATCAtctagtttttgtcacttttagaCACCAATTGCAACAATCAGACCTGTTTTTGCTTTGACTAACCATGTGTAcacaggtgtgaaaaacttccTCACTGTCTTCGATTTATCATTTCGCACTGTTAGTAGGATTGTGAAGTGTATTAACTGCTAAGGAAATTCAACTGTCCAatgtatttcccaaaatgccAGACCCCCaaaattctgcttttaaaaCCCTTGTTGGTCTGTTTGCAGACAGGATCTTGAGATTCTTTGAATTGCATTGCATAACATTGAGGAGTCAGTCTTGTGTTTGATTTTCCGGTTATTAAGCAACAAGAAGAAGGCTATGTTGCAATCTCGGACTGGTAAAAGCAAGAAATGgctttttttggcttttgtttGTGTAATCTCTGTGATGTTGCATTTTCTCAGCTATGGTATGTGAATGCAGAAGAAGCTGCTTTGCTCTTTGTGAAACCTTGTCTGAAAATTAAGcagaaatccatttttattgttcagCTGTGTAGTGGCCGTTTGTCAAAGTAAATGTGCACACCTGAGCACCACACACACCAGTCGCACTGATGCTCTCTTCCATTCAAGACCTGAGTTCCATCAATTTAATCATTGATTTCCAGAGCAACATTCTTGACAGTGTACAAGCTTGAGAAGAAGAATTTCAAACACAGATCTTTCATGTCCAGCCAGTTGAAAACTGTAGATAAAACCACTGCGTGTATATCAGCATAACGTGACAGGCACACAATTAAACAGAGCTTCAGTGACTCATGCGCTGATGACTCACTAGAGGGAAACTACTCCCATCTACCCCTTCCCCTCCCATCCCccgcctctgtgtgtgtgtgtgtgtcacaagCTTTACCATAATTGTCTACTGCTGTTGCTGCCGCCTCCCTGACTGTAACAACACTGCCTATGGTCATGCACAGCTATGATGCTCCACCCTCACGAGCTCCAGTTTATGCATTTGATTCATGACCGATTTAGTGTCTCAGTGTTGATATAAAAGCAGCTCTGCCAATTTCAAAGTCAGGAGTGTGCTTGAAATTTCCAGGGAATGTAATAGAATACAGAGTCGTAGCTTGTGTTGATGTTTGCTCACTTCGTTAATCATTAGACTTTAAAGGTAGGAATTGAGTTTGTTAAAGGGTTGGATACTTCAGAGTCATACAGGGCAAAAACTGTCATTGCACTAGATCAATGTATTCTACCGTCCACACATTTGTGAACACTGAGCACAGGTCTTGATTCTTTCTCCGTCCTGTCTCCAGGTCGACCATACCGTGGTAAACCCAGTGACATGTGGGCTCTCGGTGTAGTCCTATTCACCATGCTTTATGGCCAGTTCCCCTTTTATGACAGCATACCTCAAGAGCTCTTCCGCAAGATTAAAGCTGCCGAGTACACCATCCCAGAGTGAGTATTTGTCCTGGTGGACATTAATTTAAAGCAGTGGAATCACGATGCTCTGACTGCATAAGAAATTAAAAGCACACAATTAATTCTGTTGTCAGTCTTTTATAATTCTATAATGCAGAATGGAATCAACTGTAATTAACAGCAAGTTTCCAACAAAATGAGCATGTTGGCGTGCTCTAGCCTGGATCAGAGGCATAATTGTAGCCTCAATAGGGTGTGCAGTCCTTTACTAAAATCTTGTAGAAGTTCCTGAAAAAGGCTTTAACACATTTACTGGCATTTACTAACATTTGCATACTCTGTTTTAACTTGAGGCATAACCTTTCAAAATTGGCTTTATAGATTTGGTACATTTTTGCTAATGAAACTGGCAATTCCTGTCCCCTCCACTTCCTCACAGGGACGGTCGTGTGTCAGAGAACACAGTGTGCCTCATCCGAAAACTGCTGGTGCTGGATCCTCAGCAGAGGCTGACTGCAGGAGAGGTGCTGGAGTCTCTCAGTGCCATCATTGCCTCATGGTAATTGCACCGCCTGCTGGATGTTTGGAAAAACTACATCAGATGTGCTGATTGTCTGGTCTTGGATTGCAGTTTATAGAAGAACTGAGGAATTCTGCTTTGCATTGTTTACTAACTGCACACTCACCATTTCAAATTGTCACGCTCATCATTGGTCATTTGTTAATCATGATGTTGTGTTTACTTAATCACAGGCAGTCTGTGTCATCAATGAGTGGCCCTCTGCAGGTGGTTCCTGATATTGATGATCAGGTCAATCACCCAGAACATCTGCAAGAGGTATGTTTTACTGTTGCAAAGAGTAAATGTGTCTAGGTTACACTGAGCTGATGCTTGATACcttgctaaatgctaacatgtgCAACAAATAAGCTAAGACTAAAATTAATTATGCCAACCTTTATCAAGTAGTAGACATAGTTCACCATCAGTTTACATCATGTTTACTTTTTGACTGCAGTTTTCCTTATGGTACCACAATAACTGCAACACCTTGAACTAATGCTTTCTTTCCCCAGGCCAAAGTAATAGAGGAGTCCTCACAGTACGAGTTTGAGAACTACATGCgccagcagctgctgctggctgaAGAGAAGAACACTATCCATGAATCCAAGAGCTTTCTTAGCAAGCGCCAGTTTGGGAGCATCCCACCTGTAAGGCGTCTGGGCCACGACGCCCAGCCTGTCAGCCCGCTAGATGCTGCCATCCTGGCACAACGTTTCCTCCGGAAGTAGTCCCCACTCACACTTATTCCAGCCTCTCTGGCCTCCTCAggaagtaaatttaaaaaaaaactgtagagCCCAGAGAGAGCTGAGGAGGATAAATCCAAAAACTGAACTGGCATACAGAAAGCTCAGCCTGAGCTGGAGTACGGACGGCCTCGTATGTAGGCGGGTTTAGGCAAACTAGGTGGAGCAGACATGAAATGGGCACCAGAAAAACTGCCAACCCGGAACTTCTCTCCCCATGTCTGAATCCTCTCGTAGAATGTGGAAAGGCCTGGAGGAAGATCAGAACCAAAGGTTCCTTGCCCTCAGGTTGCCCACTGACAGATCTCACTGTGCAACTAACCTGATGGCACAGTCACACATGGCGCTAACACAAGGCTCTGCCTGGAGTGTTGAAGAAACTATTAACCCCatattcctcctcctcctcctcttcctcttttgaATCTCCTTACCGTAACACTTCCTCTGTCAGTTCTGGGCTCCCTGAGCAATACAGGGCCAGATACCATGTAGCAACCCTTCTCTTCCTAGTGGTTAATGGTATGCCTCAAGTCAGATCACTTGATCACAGATGTCACTTCTGTATACCTCCATTCCACCCGCCTCCTCTCACTCCTTCCTTTTCCTCTTTACGGTTTTCCTGTATTGAAAATGATCCTGGTCCTGTCTGTAACTCTGACTTCAAATCAATCtacctctctgtctctcttctctgTTGGTAAACCATGTTCACTGTTCTGAGACAAGGGATTGTAACAATTTAGTCTTGATGCCACCAGTGACATAAAGCATTAATGTTTTCTGTCAGAGTGATCATGCTTTGAAACCTTTTCAGTGGTTTCGAAAAATCTGAATAAGCTTTTTTATCATATTTACCTTAATAAGTAGCATTTCATCCCTATATTTGCATTGAAGAGAGAACTGAATATCAAAGTGTGTATACAAGCATCCTTTGATATTTGTGGAGTGCATTGTCTCCTGCTTTTGCTCATCCCTGTGGAAATCTATTTTTAGCATCTAGGCAGCTAGTGTAAGGTACCTGGAAGTCACAATGCCAAGAACTGAATGGGGAAAAACTGTTGGATCCTCCCTGCCAAGGCATATTGATGGTAACGCTTCCTCAGTGCCACTATAGTGAAGATCAGGCACTGTCACGGTTCTATTGCCAAAAATCTTGTCTTAAATTTACTCTTAGCCAAGGAAACTGGTACCCACAGGCTCATTCAGAATCAGATGGCTTCCAGGTATTCCAGCTTCCCTGTTTCTCCTTTTCAAGACAGACCATGGGATAAGTGTTGTACTGTACAATTTcatagaaaaatgaaaatacagactCATGGATTTTAGGTTTTAGTTGCTGGGTTTTCTTGCCATTCTTGATGCATTCGTCCGTTTTATCAAAGTGTTTCTTGAAACCATGGCGAAGCTACTAACCAGTGACTGTTAAGCATCTGTACACTGCGACTTGCCTTTGCTTATTGGTACCTGCTTTAGGCTCTCTACACTTCTTCCTATTTATATTCAAACTGATTGCATGAACATAGGCTctggaatatttttaaatgtctttacttgtttgtttttccttgtaatttcatgttgatttatttattcacttgtGTAGACTTTTCACCCAAACCACTGGGGCTTGTATCACAGACATTGATTGTAGACAGTCTAAAAAAATGTCCTTGAATTTGTCTGAGACTTGGCAGAACTTTTGCTAGTGAAACAGGCCCCAAAACTCTTTGCTCTCTCTCAGCTTTAAGAAGTGTTGTTAACTCCAACAGTGGTTCAACTTTACCCATCTAATTTTAATCCTTTTCAGCCACATTCATGAaatggtagcatttttttcttcttctgtggattACTAAAtcattttcttgccattttgcCACAAACTCTGTGGTCACCTTAAGCTACACTAATAACGAGACTGACTTTTGCATAgttctattttttaaagaaaactaaataataCTCGCACGTTATCTTGATTTACGGGAAGGGTTTTGTAGTGTATTTTTTCTGCCATTACCCCCAGTTCCCCACACAAGGCTACACTCTGGTCAGTATGTAAATAATGTAACATCACAAACTGCGCCAGTCATGTTGTATGTAGTTCCACCCAGTGAGATACCAACTCTGTTTCAACACATGTCGACTGACGTGTATTTTAGGCCACGTTGGCCATCAGCCACCACATCTTGATGCTAAAATAATATGTAAAGAGAGCTGCCGGCTTTCTCCCACCTCAATGTGAATTCCATGGGTATACAGCAGTATTGTAGTAGTTTAGGTTGTTCATCAGAAAAGGGTGTTTCCTGAACACCGTAGCCATTGCTGAATGCTGACATTAAGTGATCGTCTATGGAAAGTGTCTGACGCCATCTTCCATGAGACACAACTACAGATTAGTAACTAGAGGTTTAATGTAGATGTTAATATCAGCCCCCCTCCCAATCAAAAAGTGTTTCACTTCCTAGCTAGTGGATTGTACCACATTCGATGTTTGTTTTACGGAGTTGTATTGGTAGACTGCATTGTGGACTGAAAAGCATGGAAATAGTGTGAGGTTAAGCTCTGTAAAACATGTGAGTGTTGCATGATTTTGAACTTGCAAGGTGTGCCAGAACaactaaaattttaattttaattcacCCCTTTGGGTCCTAAAATAGGTACTTCAAAAGTAAGAATTATCTGCCCCGCAACTGGATGAACAGTACAACCTTTGTTAGTTTTCAAaaagttgagtttttttttttcaccctggTTCTAAAGTTGTCAGTATATAAACTGATATATTGCTGACTGTTTCAACTGGAAACTTGGTATAGGATGTGAAAAGTGGTGTAGTTTAAACCCAATGGGATAATGTGTTGTAAGCTGCTTGGTTGGATATGGGCATCGAAATAGAGAAAATTGCGTAATTGTACAGATGAAAAACACGTTTgtataaaaaaacatatttttgtacTTCATCAGATCTCTACATGCATGTCAGCAATAAACTTTGATATGGAAACATTCAACTTGGTCACGTCTTAAATGAGTTCTTACACTCCCCACTAGGTGGAGCAatttctttgaaaatgtaactGCCACAGTAAGAGTAGTATATAATGTGGAATCTTACAAGACATAATACTGAGTATTCTTTTACATATTTCTTTACCAGATGTGGGCAATAcaacatagaaaaaaataataaattatttgtCTATGCCAGTCATCTGTGTGTGCTTTTACATTGTATTACTTTTATGAAGACtaaacaaactacaaaaactgACTCTTTGTACGTCTATAGTGCCTCAGCCTTGTGGTGAGTCTAGTTTTGGGCCAGACCAAGGGAGACCTGCTCAGACAGGAAGCCTCCTGCTGACTGGCAGCGCTGCAGTACCCTGTGGGTTTCTCTGCTGAGCTTTCACCTTACGTCGGGTCTTTGAATACATGCACATCCTCTTGGAGCTTGGCAGTAATTCCATTAGAAATGTTATATATGCCCAAAACGCAAAGCCATTATAAGCAGACCTGATAGATATTTTGGCTTAAATCTGTGGTAAAGGTGAATGACACATGGAATACTGTGTAGTCAGCATATTAGCCTTTGCTTTAGTCCACTGACGCATACCCACAAGTACATTGTGGGTCTGCATTTTAGTTCCCAAAGGCAACAATACTAATTCAAAACAAGAGTTGCCTGTAACCGTTCACACCCCTCTGTGTCTCGATTAGGTCTCTCCTCTGGATCATGCACCCCTCTTCCAACATGTCAAGATGGGTGGAAACATCCAGAGATCTCAAGGGTCAAAGTTTAACAGATGCTTTGTCCCCATAAATTACAACCAGCTGGCCATGAGGAGGTCCATCCTGGATTCATATGTATCTCAAACAAACAAGTGCTCATTAAAGACTATGTCAGACATCTACAATGCTCTTGCCTAATTACCTTAGAGAGCATTACATATTAGGTTTCTCTAGAAAAGAGCATGATTTATGCAGCTGGACATGAATAACAAAGGATGAACAGGGATCCACATTTCCACTCGTGTGTATGTTGCAGTCATATCATAGCTTTGTGCGTGTGTTTTATTGGTAGTGGAGTGTATTCAGTTGCTAAAAATGTGTTAGAAATAACCGATCCAAGTGCACAGCTGCATCAACCTGGTAGTTATTACTCTGTGTTTATGTCTGTTGGACCGTGTGAATGTAAGTCTCCAGCTGTGTCAGGCATGGTAAGGCTTTATGGGCTTTCCTGTGAAGGCACTTGAGCAAAACACGCAAAACCAAATTGTATGCTGCATTGTAGCTGAAAACAAATGGCTTTACAACATTGAGTACCCGCCACATAAAATCAGATGATCTACGCCTCATAGGGTTGAGCATGAGATTTCATGCAGGTGAATGATGAGCTGGTGGAAGTTTGCTCCACTGAACATGTGCCCTCACTCCCTAATGATTATTCAATGTCTAGGCAGGCCCAGGCTGCACTTGGTATGTTATTCCTAATGTGTCAGTCAAGCAGATAAGCAAACAAGAAATACTGCCCTCACTCAATCACAAAAACGGGTATTTTCGAGGTCAGTTGCGATGAACATGAATCCAGCAAAATTTATGAAGGACGTCATGAACAAACTGTCCTTTCCAGGACAGAGCCGGGAGATGTGGTTTCCCCCAGGTTCAACCTCTAAGGAGCATGAAAAT from the Acanthochromis polyacanthus isolate Apoly-LR-REF ecotype Palm Island chromosome 12, KAUST_Apoly_ChrSc, whole genome shotgun sequence genome contains:
- the stk40 gene encoding serine/threonine-protein kinase 40; protein product: MSKRRSSERGAGETSGRASKLQCPGISGSNAKRAGPFILGPRLGNSPVPSIVQCLARKDGTDDFYQLKILTLEERVNSAGETQEERQGKMLLHTEYSLLSLLHNQDGVVHHHGLFQDRAYEIVEDREANKVRKMKKRICLVLDCLCAHDFSDKTADLINLQHYVIKEKRLSEREAIVIFYDVVRVVEALHKKNIVHRDLKLGNMVLNKRTHRITITNFCLGKHLVSEDDLLKDQRGSPAYISPDVLSGRPYRGKPSDMWALGVVLFTMLYGQFPFYDSIPQELFRKIKAAEYTIPEDGRVSENTVCLIRKLLVLDPQQRLTAGEVLESLSAIIASWQSVSSMSGPLQVVPDIDDQVNHPEHLQEAKVIEESSQYEFENYMRQQLLLAEEKNTIHESKSFLSKRQFGSIPPVRRLGHDAQPVSPLDAAILAQRFLRK